DNA sequence from the Pseudoduganella plicata genome:
AGCAGTTTTGAATACTTCCCCGGCGTGCCGATCTTCCACAGCCGCGATCTCGTGCACTGGCGCCAGATCGGCCATGCGCTGACGCGCACCAGCCAGCTGCAACTGGCCGGGCAGCGGGCGTCGCGCGGCATCTACGCCCCGACGTTGCGCTGCGAGGGCGGCAGGTTCTACCTGATCACGACCAATATCGACAACGGCGGCAATTTCTACGTGACGACGGGCGACCCGGCCGGCGAGTGGTCGGACCCCGTCTGGCTGAAGGAGGCGAAGGCGTGGATGGACCCGTCGCTGTTCTTCGACGATGACGGCAAGGTCTACTTTACCCGCCACGGCGGCGGCGAAAAGGGCGGCATCTACCAGTCGCAGATCGACTTGCAGACTGGCCGGCTGGCCGAAGAGCCGCGTCCCATCTGGCCCGGCACGGGTGGCGTGTGGCCCGAAGGGCCGCACCTGTACAAGGTGAGCGGCATGTATTACCTGACCGTCGCGGAGGGCGGCACGTCGTACGACCATGCCATCACGATGGCCCGCTCGAAGTCGCCCTGGGGACCGTTCGAGGCCGATCCACGCAATCCCGTGCAGACGCATCGCGACAAGCCGGACCTGCCGCTGCAGGCAACCGGCCACGGCGATCTGGTGCAAACGGACGAAGGCAAATGGTGGATGGTGATGCTGGGTGTCCGTCCGCAGGGCCGTCACCACCATCTGGGGCGTGAGACGCTGCTGGCGCCGGTGGCGTGGAAGGACGGCTGGCTGGAGGTAAATAACGGCAAGCCGCTGGCGCTGGAGATGAGTGGTGCGGGCCTGCCGCCGGCGCATCCATGGTCGGCGGCACCCGTGCGTACCGACTTTACCGAGGCCCGCCTGGGCCTGGAGTGGACGTACTTGCGCGCACCGATCCCGCATCTGCTCTCGCTGACGGAGCGGCCCGGCATGCTGCGCCTGAAAGGCTCGGCCGACACGCTGGACGACGTGGCGGCGCCCGCATTTGTGGCGCGGCGCCAGCAGCACCTGAACATGCGGGCGGCAGCGCTGCTCGATTTCACGCCGCGTGCGGACGGCCAGACGGCCGGGCTGGTACTGCGGCAGAATGAAAACAACCATTACCAGCTGCGCATCGCCGGTACGCCGCAGCGGCACGTGGAGCTGGTCACGCGCGTCAAAGGCAAGTCGCGCACCGTGGCAACTTCGCAGGTGCCAGCCGGGCCGGTCGAGCTGTCGATCCGCGCCTGGCCGGACCGTTACGAATTCGCGTACCGTGCGCAAGGATCGTCGCTGCGTACGCTGGGTGCGGCGCCCACGGCGGCGCTGTCGTCGGAAAGCGCAGGCGGTTTTACGGGCGTGTTTGTCGGCATGACGGCCAGCGGCAAGGGCGACATGCCGCCGTCCGATTTCGACTGGTTCGACTACGAACCGCTGGGAGACTGACATGCGCATCCTGATCCTGGTGGCTTTCCTGGTTTTCTTCGCACCGGCCGGTGCCGTCGGCACGCACAGCTTCGTGGGCTTCGATACCAAAGGGGACGTGACGCTGGCCGCTGCCGACAAGGCGGCACCGCTCTACGTCGACAGCAACGATTACCCCGGTGTGCTGCGCGCGACCGCCGACCTGCGCGCGGATGTGCAGCGCGTCACCGGCACGCTGCCCGCCCTGCACAAGAGCGCGGCGCCGGCGGGGCGCGACGTCGTCATCGTCGGCACCGTCGGCAAAAGCGCGCTGATCGATGCGCTGGTGGCGGCCGGCAAGCTCGATGTTTCGGCCATCCGCGGCAAGTGGGAAGGGTGGCAGGTGCAGACGCTGGAACGGCCGATGCCCGGTGTCGGGCGCGCGCTGGTGATTGCCGGCAGCGACAAGCGCGGCACGATCTTCGGCATCTATGAGCTCTCCGAGCAGATCGGCGTGTCGCCGTGGTACTGGTGGGCCGACGTGCCGCCCACGCGCCATGCGGCGCTGTCGGTCACGGCGCTAAAGCCGGTCAGCGACGCCCCCGTGGTGCGCTATCGCGGCATCTTCCTCAACGACGAGGCGCCCGCCCTGACAGGCTGGGTGAAGGAGAAGTTCGGCGGCTACAACCACGCCTTCTACAGAAAGATATTCGAGCTGCTGCTGCGCATGCGCGGCAATTACCTGTGGCCGGCAATGTGGGACGCGGCATTCTTCGCCGACGACAGGGACAACGGCAGGCTGGCCGACGAATACGGCATCGTCATGGGCACGTCGCACCACGAACCGATGATGCGGGCGCACAAGGAGTGGCAGCGCACCGGCAACGGGCCGTGGGACTACTCGCGCAATGCAGGGGTGCTGGGCGAATTCTGGCGCGGTGGCCTGCGGGGCACGCGCGACTACGAAAAGGTTATCACCTTGGGCATGCGCGGCGACGGCGACGAGCCGATGTCGCGCGACGCCAATGTGGCACTGCTGGAGAGAATTGTCGCGGACCAGCGCGAGATGATCCGCCAGGAGATCGACCCGGACGTGACGAAGGTGCCGCAGCTGTGGGCACTGTACAAGGAAGTGCAGGAATACTATGAGCAGGGCATGCGCGTGCCGGACGACGTGCTGCTGCTGTGGTGCGACGACAACTGGGGCAATATCCGCCGCCTGCCCACGCCGGAGGAGCGCCGCCGCCCCGGCGGCGCCGGCATCTACTATCACTTCGATTACGTGGGCGGCCCCCGCTCGTACAAATGGCTCAACGTGACGCCGTTGCCGAAGGTGTGGGAGCAGATGCACCTGGCGTGGCGCTACGACGCGACGAAAATGTGGATCGTCAACGTGGGCGACCTGAAGCCGATGGAAGTGCCGACGGAGTTCTTCCTCAGCTATGCGTGGAATCCCGCGCGCTGGCCGGCCGACCGGTTGCAGGACTACCTGCGCCAGTGGGCCGCGCGGGAATTTGGCGCCGCGCACGCAGCCGATATCGCCGACATTGTGGCGAAATACGCCACGTATAACAGCCGCCGCCGTCCGGAGATGCTGGAGCCAGGCACCTACAGCCTGGTCCACTACGGCGAATGGGATAGCGTTATCGCCGACTACAACGCCATCGTCGCCCGAGCCGAGACGATATCGGCGGCCTTGCCGCGCGAGCGGCGCGACGCGTTCTACCAGCTGGTGCTGCATCCGGCCAAGGCCAGTGCCGTCGTCAACGAGCTGTATGCCACGGCGGGGCGCAACGCCCTGTACGCGAAGCAGGGCAGGGCGGAGGCGAATGCGCTGGCGGTGCGGGCCCGTGCGCTGTTTGCCGAGGATGCCGCGCTGACGCGGCGCTATCACGCGCTGGGCAACGGCAAATGGAACCATATGATGGCGCAGACGCACCTTGGCTACACCTACTGGAACCAGCCGCCCGTCAACGTCATGCCGGCCGTCAGCGAGGTCCAGGTCAAGCCGGGCGCGGACATGGGCGTGGCCGTCGAAGGCGACGAGCGTGCATGGCCCGCGGCGGAAACGGACAAGCTGACCGTGCCGGCGCTGGACGCGCATGAGCGCCAGCCACGCCATCTCGACATCTTCAACCGCGGCGCGAAACCGTTCGACTTCACCGTGCGCGCCGTCGAGCCATGGCTGGTCGTCAGCCACGCGCGCGGAACGGTGCGGACCACGCAACGCGTCACCGTTGATGCGCGGTGGGACGATGTGCCGGCAGGCGTCAACACGGGCACGCTGATCGTTGCGGGCCCGGGTGCGGAGGTAAAAATCCACGTGCCAGTGCACAAGCCGGTGGGAGACGTAAAGGGCTTTGTCGAGACGGGCGGTGTCGTGTCGATGGAGGCGCCGCACCATGCGCGTGCCGTCGCCGCACCGGGACGCCAGTGGCTGGCGCTGCCTGGCCATGGCCGCACGCTGGGCGGTGTGACCACGTTGCCTGCCGACGCGCCGGCCCTGACGCCGCAAGACGGCATGCGCCTTGAATACGACGTGCATACGTACACGGCGGGTCCGGCCACCGTCAACGTCACGCTGGCGCCCACGCTGAACTTCCAGCCCGGCCACGGCCTGCGCTTTGCGGTGTCGTTCGATGACGAGCCGCCGCAGGTGGTGGACATGCATGCCGACGTCTCGCTGGCGGCAACCGACCGGCGCGTGGCGGATGGTGCCGCGGCATACAGCACCCGCCACAACCTCGCCAGGCCGGGCGCGCACGTACTGAAATTCTGGGCGCTCGATCCCGGCGTCGTGCTGCAGAAGGTCGTGATCGACCTGGGCGGACAGAAGCCCAGTTACCTGGGGCCGCCGGAAAGTCCGCGCGTCCAATAACAAGGAGGAGAAGGCATGAACATGTGGACCAAGGCGCTGGCGGCAGTGCTGGCAATGGCCTTGCTCGCCCCGGCATTGGCACAGGAAGAAGACGGCTATGACCTGTGGCTGCGTTACCGGCCCTTGCCGCAGGCCGGGCGCGACGACGTGCTGCGGCAGGCGCAGGCGATTGTCGCGCCGCGGTCGTCAGCGACGGTGCAGGCGGCGGTGACGGAGCTGCGGCGTGGCGTGCAGGGCATGACGGGCCAGGCGCCTGCCGATGCTGCGCAGCCGCGTGCCGGCGCCATCGTGCTGGGCACGGCGGCCACGCTGCCGCCGGCATTGCTGCCCGACGGTCTGGCTGCGCTGGGGCGCGAAGGCTACGCCGTGCGCCGCATGGAGTCTGGCGAGACGGTCATCGCGGCCAATACCGATATCGGCCTGCTGTACGGGGCGTTTGCGTGGCTGCGCGCGGCCAACACGGGCATGCCGCTGGACCGGCTTGACGAACGCAGCGCGCCGAAGCTGCAGCTGCGCGTGCTGAATCACTGGGATAACCTGGACCGCACCGTGGAGCGGGGCTATGCCGGCGAGTCGATCTGGAACTGGTGGGCGCTGCCGGACGTGCGCGACCGCCGCTATACGGACTATGCCCGGGCCAATGCCTCGCTGGGCATCAACGGCACAGTCCTCAACAACGTCAACTCGAAGCCCGAGATCCTGACGGCGCCCTGGATCGCCAAGGCGGCCGCGCTGGCCGACGTGCTGCGGCCATACGGCATTCGCGTCTATCTTTCCGCGCGCTTCTCGACACCGCTCGAGCTGAAGGAAACGGCGACGGCCGATCCGCTGGCGCCGGAGGTGGCGGCGTGGTGGGCGCGCAAGGCGGACGAAATCTACCGGGCGATTCCCGACTTCGGCGGCTTCCTGGTGAAGGCCAATTCGGAAGGCCAGCCGGGTCCGCAGGATTACCATCGCAGCCATGCGGACGGCGCCAACATGCTGGCGGCGGCCGTGGCGCCGCACGGCGGTGTCGTGATGTGGCGCGCGTTCGTGTATGCGGCCGAAAACCCGGCGGACCGGGCAAGGCAGGCGTACGACGAGTTCACGCCGCTGGACGGCAAGTTCGCGAAGAACGTGCTGGTGCAGGTGAAGAACGGCCCGATCGACTTTCAGCCGCGCGAGCCGTTCCATCCGCTGTTCGGGGCCATGCCGAAGACCCCGCTCGTGATGGAATTCCAGATCACCAAGGAGTACCTGGGCTACGCGACGCATCTGGCGTATCTGGGCACGATGTTCGAGGAGGCGCTGCGCAGCGACACGGCACGCGCACCGGGCGGGCTGACGGTGGCGCAGGTGGTGGAAGGGGCGCAAACGCCGGGCCGGCCGACCGGCATGGCCGGTGTCGCCAATATCGGCAGCGAGCGCACGTGGAGCGGCTCTCACTTCGACCAGGCCAACTGGTACGCGTATGGCCGGCTGGCCTGGAATCCGCAGGCGTCGAGCCGGGCGATCGCGCGCGAGTGGGCGGCGCAGACCTTTACCCGCGAGCCGCGTGCACTGGACGATATCGTCGGCATGATGTCGATGTCGCGCGAAGCGGTCGTCAATTACATGACGCCGCTGGGCCTGCACCACATCATGGGCACGGGCCACCATCATGGTCCGGCGCCATGGGTGGCGGAACTCGCGCGGCCGGACTGGAACCCCGTCTACTATCACAAGGCGGATCGCAACGGCATCGGCTTCGACCGCACGGCCAGGGGCAGCAACGCGCTGGCGCAGTATGCGCCAGCCATCGCGCGCCAGTACGGCGATCCGCGCACGACGCCGGAGCCGCTGCTGCTGTGGTTCCACCACCTGCCATGGGATTACGCGATGCCGTCGGGCCGGACGCTGTGGGCCGAGCTGGTGGCGCGTTACGATCTCGGCGTGACGCAGGCTCAGGCGCTGCGCACGCGCTGGGCCGCGCTGAAGCCGTTCGTCGACGCGCGCCGGCATGAGGACGTGGCGGCGCTGCTGGACGTGCAGGTGAAGGAAGCGCAGTGGTGGCGCGATGCGTGCGTCGCCTACTTTGCGTCCGTGTCGGGCCGGCCGCTGCCTGCCGGGACGAAGCGCCCGGCGCTGCCGCTGGAGCGCTACAAGGCTTTGCAGTTCCCCTATGCGCCGGGGCGCGGCTAGGGCGAGCCGGGAACCGCTGTGGTAAAGTCCGCGCATCGTGACAAATCGTCCATGACAAACAAGAATAGCAGCGACCCAGATGACTAAACCAAAGGCGCAACCGGAACCGGTCGACTTCAATCAGGACGCGGGCACGCCTCGCCCGAAAGGCCGCAGCGGCATGACGGACAAGCCGGGCGTACCGACGATGTCCGACGTCGCCAGGCTGGCCGGTGTCTCGCCGATGACGGTGTCGCGCGTGATGAACGGCGATCCGAACGTGCGCCAGAGCACTCGCCGCAAGGTGGACGATGCGGTGGCCGCATTGAACTACGTACCAAACCAGGCCGCGCGCCGGCTGGCCGGGGCGCGGCCCATCCGCGTGGGCTTCTTGTACAGTAATCCGAGCGCGGGCTATCTGTCCGAATTCCTCGTCGGCCTGCTCAATCAGGCCAGCATCCACAACGTGCAGCTGGTGGTAGAGAACTGCGAAGGCGAGCGCGCATGGGATGCGCAGACGCGACGGCTGATCGACAACGGCGTCGACGGCATCATCCTGCCGCCACCGCTATGCGACACCCCCGGCCTGATCGACCTGATCGACGCGGCCGGCATGCCGGCGGTGACGGTGGCGTGCGGCCAGCCGGACGAACGGGTTGGCGCCGTCAGCATCGACGACTACCAGGCCGCGTACGACATGACCTGCCACCTGATCGCGCTGGGCCACCACCGCATCGGCTTCATCATCGGCCACCCGAACCAGACGGCCAGCGGCCGGCGGCTGGCCGGCTTCAAGGCGGCCATCGCCGCGAAGGGTGTCGAAAGCGCGCCGGAGCTCTTGGTGCAGGGGATGTTCACGTACCGCTCCGGGCTGGACGCGGCTGAGATCCTGCTGGGACTGGAGCAGCGTCCCACGGCGGTCTTCGCCAGTAACGACGACATGGCGGCGGCAACCGTTGCCATCGCCCATCGGCTGGGCCTTGACGTGCCGGGCGACCTGACGGTCGCAGGCTTCGACGACACGGCACTGGCCACGACGATCTGGCCGGAGCTGACGACGGTGCGCCAGCCCATCACGCAGATGGCGGAAACGGCGGTGCAGTTCCTCGTCCGCCACATCCGCGCGCGCCGCGACGGCGCCGACGAAGGCCCGCAGCACCTGGTGATGGACTTCTCGCTGATCCGCCGCCAGTCCGACGCGGCGCCGCGCCGGCGGCCGAAGACATCGGGCAAGCGCTGAAAGGCTGACCCCGGCCCTGAACAATCGGTGCCAGGCTCCGATTAAAAAAACCGGTGACAGGCTCCGGTTTCCCGAAAACGGAGCCTGTCACCGGTTTTCTGATTACGCGGCCTTGCGCGGGGCTGTGGCGTGCACCGGCGCTGGCGCGGTCACGATCGTCACCGTGCACGTCGTGCCCGCGACCAGCGGGACGTCTTTCGGCAGCGTGTCGATGTGCACGCGCACCGGCACGCGTTGCGCAAGGCGGACCCAGTTGAACGTCGGGTTAACGTCGGCCAGCAGTTCGCGGCCGGTGCTGGCGTCGCGGTCGGTGATGCCGCGGGCGATGCTTTCGATATGGCCGCGCAGCGCCACGCCATCCATCAGTTGCACGTGCACCTGCGCGCCCGGCCTCAAGAGCGGCAGGCGCGTCTCCTCGAAGTAGCCCATCACGTAGAACGAGGCATTGTCGATCAGCGCCAGCTTGGCCGCGCCGACGGCGGCGAAGTCGCCCGTGTGCACGTGCAAGTTGGTGACGTAGCCCGTGACGGGGGCGCGCACGACGGTGCGTTCCAGGTTCAGTTGCGCCAGTTTCAGCGCGGCCTGCGCGGCGCGATATTGCGCGCTGGCCGTGCCCACGGCGTACTGCGCCGTCTCGCGGCTTTCAAGCGAGACGACGGCGTCGTCCAGCGCGGCCCGGCGTCTGGCCTCGCTGCTGCGGCGGCCCTTTTCGACAGCTTGCGCGGCCAGTGCCGCTTCGGCGGCGGCGACGGCGTTGCGATAGCGCTCGTCGTCGACGACGAACAGCACGTCGCCCTTGTTTACCAGCTGGTTGTCGTGCACGCGCACGTCCGTGACGACGCCGGCAACGTCGGCGCCGATCGTGACGACATCGGCCTTGACGCGGCCGTCGCGTGTCCATGGCGACTCCATGTAATGGTCCCACCCGGACTTGCCGGCCCACAAGGCGGCCCCCAGCAGCAGTAAGGTCAGCGCTAAACGAAACAGCTTGGCGACAATGTTCACGATTTATCTTGAGAGAAGTTGGAGGAAAAGGGTCAGCGGTACAGCCAGGCGGTCAGCCCGCCAAAAATGCAGACGAGGAGGCACAGCCGCGCCAGCGCGGGATGCCACAGCCGCCGGTAGACGCCGGCGTGGCTCAGCACCCAGTCCAGCGCGCCCTGCAGCAGCAGGCTGGCGAAGAAGACGGGCAGGATCGTGGGGATCAGGATGCCCAGGACGGACAGTTCACGCGGCATGCGGTGCTCCGGAAGATGCAACAGGTTCAGTGGTGGGCGCTGCCTGGTCGAGCAGCGACGTATAGATGGCATGCAGGTCCGCCAGTACCGTGTGCAGCCGTTCGGCGCGGACCGGGTCGCACGCGGGATCGGCCAGCCCCGCGCGAATGACGATGCCCGCATCGAGCAGCGCCGCCACGGCGTCGGCATTGGTTCCGGTGACGGGTGCGCGCAGGTATGCGGCCAGCCGGCGCAGCACGGTTTGCAGCGCGTCCCGCACGGCGCCGTCGCGCGAGGCCGCCAGCAGCGTACGCAGCTCGATGACGGCGTGGCCCAGCTCCAGCAACGTCAGGCCTTCGCGCACGACGGCTCGCGTCGCCACGGGCGGCGTGGGGCCTGCCGCCGCGTTGAGCTGGCTGAGGAGGTCGCGCACGCGGTTGTCGAAGCGGTGGCGCAGCTTGCGCCCGTCGCCCGCGAGGCGCTGGCGGCACGCATTGAGCGCCTCGCGCCACAGCGCGGCACGCACGTGGTCGCGGTTGCCCATCGTATGCTCGGGCAGCACCACGGTGAAGATCGCATAGGCCAGCACCACGCCGGCCATCTGCGCCAGCATGCCGTTGGCCACGCCGGCCGCGTCGTAGTGCATCAGGTTGACGGGCGCGACGAACTGGCTCGAGAACATCGCCATGCCAATGCCGATACCGGCCCGCTTCGGGTCCGTCATCAGCCACAGGGCCAATGCAAACAGCGGCAGGGCGGCCAGCACCAGCATCGGAAAACCGCTGGCGCGGATCACCAGCAGGAACTC
Encoded proteins:
- a CDS encoding DUF1656 domain-containing protein; amino-acid sequence: MPRELSVLGILIPTILPVFFASLLLQGALDWVLSHAGVYRRLWHPALARLCLLVCIFGGLTAWLYR
- a CDS encoding glycosyl hydrolase 115 family protein — its product is MRILILVAFLVFFAPAGAVGTHSFVGFDTKGDVTLAAADKAAPLYVDSNDYPGVLRATADLRADVQRVTGTLPALHKSAAPAGRDVVIVGTVGKSALIDALVAAGKLDVSAIRGKWEGWQVQTLERPMPGVGRALVIAGSDKRGTIFGIYELSEQIGVSPWYWWADVPPTRHAALSVTALKPVSDAPVVRYRGIFLNDEAPALTGWVKEKFGGYNHAFYRKIFELLLRMRGNYLWPAMWDAAFFADDRDNGRLADEYGIVMGTSHHEPMMRAHKEWQRTGNGPWDYSRNAGVLGEFWRGGLRGTRDYEKVITLGMRGDGDEPMSRDANVALLERIVADQREMIRQEIDPDVTKVPQLWALYKEVQEYYEQGMRVPDDVLLLWCDDNWGNIRRLPTPEERRRPGGAGIYYHFDYVGGPRSYKWLNVTPLPKVWEQMHLAWRYDATKMWIVNVGDLKPMEVPTEFFLSYAWNPARWPADRLQDYLRQWAAREFGAAHAADIADIVAKYATYNSRRRPEMLEPGTYSLVHYGEWDSVIADYNAIVARAETISAALPRERRDAFYQLVLHPAKASAVVNELYATAGRNALYAKQGRAEANALAVRARALFAEDAALTRRYHALGNGKWNHMMAQTHLGYTYWNQPPVNVMPAVSEVQVKPGADMGVAVEGDERAWPAAETDKLTVPALDAHERQPRHLDIFNRGAKPFDFTVRAVEPWLVVSHARGTVRTTQRVTVDARWDDVPAGVNTGTLIVAGPGAEVKIHVPVHKPVGDVKGFVETGGVVSMEAPHHARAVAAPGRQWLALPGHGRTLGGVTTLPADAPALTPQDGMRLEYDVHTYTAGPATVNVTLAPTLNFQPGHGLRFAVSFDDEPPQVVDMHADVSLAATDRRVADGAAAYSTRHNLARPGAHVLKFWALDPGVVLQKVVIDLGGQKPSYLGPPESPRVQ
- a CDS encoding LacI family DNA-binding transcriptional regulator, whose amino-acid sequence is MTKPKAQPEPVDFNQDAGTPRPKGRSGMTDKPGVPTMSDVARLAGVSPMTVSRVMNGDPNVRQSTRRKVDDAVAALNYVPNQAARRLAGARPIRVGFLYSNPSAGYLSEFLVGLLNQASIHNVQLVVENCEGERAWDAQTRRLIDNGVDGIILPPPLCDTPGLIDLIDAAGMPAVTVACGQPDERVGAVSIDDYQAAYDMTCHLIALGHHRIGFIIGHPNQTASGRRLAGFKAAIAAKGVESAPELLVQGMFTYRSGLDAAEILLGLEQRPTAVFASNDDMAAATVAIAHRLGLDVPGDLTVAGFDDTALATTIWPELTTVRQPITQMAETAVQFLVRHIRARRDGADEGPQHLVMDFSLIRRQSDAAPRRRPKTSGKR
- a CDS encoding alpha-glucuronidase family glycosyl hydrolase, whose protein sequence is MNMWTKALAAVLAMALLAPALAQEEDGYDLWLRYRPLPQAGRDDVLRQAQAIVAPRSSATVQAAVTELRRGVQGMTGQAPADAAQPRAGAIVLGTAATLPPALLPDGLAALGREGYAVRRMESGETVIAANTDIGLLYGAFAWLRAANTGMPLDRLDERSAPKLQLRVLNHWDNLDRTVERGYAGESIWNWWALPDVRDRRYTDYARANASLGINGTVLNNVNSKPEILTAPWIAKAAALADVLRPYGIRVYLSARFSTPLELKETATADPLAPEVAAWWARKADEIYRAIPDFGGFLVKANSEGQPGPQDYHRSHADGANMLAAAVAPHGGVVMWRAFVYAAENPADRARQAYDEFTPLDGKFAKNVLVQVKNGPIDFQPREPFHPLFGAMPKTPLVMEFQITKEYLGYATHLAYLGTMFEEALRSDTARAPGGLTVAQVVEGAQTPGRPTGMAGVANIGSERTWSGSHFDQANWYAYGRLAWNPQASSRAIAREWAAQTFTREPRALDDIVGMMSMSREAVVNYMTPLGLHHIMGTGHHHGPAPWVAELARPDWNPVYYHKADRNGIGFDRTARGSNALAQYAPAIARQYGDPRTTPEPLLLWFHHLPWDYAMPSGRTLWAELVARYDLGVTQAQALRTRWAALKPFVDARRHEDVAALLDVQVKEAQWWRDACVAYFASVSGRPLPAGTKRPALPLERYKALQFPYAPGRG
- a CDS encoding efflux RND transporter periplasmic adaptor subunit; this translates as MVAKLFRLALTLLLLGAALWAGKSGWDHYMESPWTRDGRVKADVVTIGADVAGVVTDVRVHDNQLVNKGDVLFVVDDERYRNAVAAAEAALAAQAVEKGRRSSEARRRAALDDAVVSLESRETAQYAVGTASAQYRAAQAALKLAQLNLERTVVRAPVTGYVTNLHVHTGDFAAVGAAKLALIDNASFYVMGYFEETRLPLLRPGAQVHVQLMDGVALRGHIESIARGITDRDASTGRELLADVNPTFNWVRLAQRVPVRVHIDTLPKDVPLVAGTTCTVTIVTAPAPVHATAPRKAA
- a CDS encoding glycoside hydrolase family 43 protein, which gives rise to MKHLVPFALAALLAGGAEAAATYRNPVIPGFHPDPSICRVGKDYYLATSSFEYFPGVPIFHSRDLVHWRQIGHALTRTSQLQLAGQRASRGIYAPTLRCEGGRFYLITTNIDNGGNFYVTTGDPAGEWSDPVWLKEAKAWMDPSLFFDDDGKVYFTRHGGGEKGGIYQSQIDLQTGRLAEEPRPIWPGTGGVWPEGPHLYKVSGMYYLTVAEGGTSYDHAITMARSKSPWGPFEADPRNPVQTHRDKPDLPLQATGHGDLVQTDEGKWWMVMLGVRPQGRHHHLGRETLLAPVAWKDGWLEVNNGKPLALEMSGAGLPPAHPWSAAPVRTDFTEARLGLEWTYLRAPIPHLLSLTERPGMLRLKGSADTLDDVAAPAFVARRQQHLNMRAAALLDFTPRADGQTAGLVLRQNENNHYQLRIAGTPQRHVELVTRVKGKSRTVATSQVPAGPVELSIRAWPDRYEFAYRAQGSSLRTLGAAPTAALSSESAGGFTGVFVGMTASGKGDMPPSDFDWFDYEPLGD